A section of the Ammospiza caudacuta isolate bAmmCau1 chromosome 35 unlocalized genomic scaffold, bAmmCau1.pri SUPER_35_unloc_1, whole genome shotgun sequence genome encodes:
- the MED29 gene encoding LOW QUALITY PROTEIN: mediator of RNA polymerase II transcription subunit 29 (The sequence of the model RefSeq protein was modified relative to this genomic sequence to represent the inferred CDS: deleted 1 base in 1 codon), with protein sequence MAAPPPPPAGPGPGPPSAPAGPGAAAGPGAGPGPTPGAAQGPALPAQAATAQAQDFDPVQRFRLLLPQLKESLQTLMKVAAQNLVQNSSIDNGQKSADGALQRFDKSLEEFYALCDQLELCLRLAHECLAQSFDSAKHAPALVPAAPKAEGGSLGGSLGVPGVPGGAESLPYTQYLPLIKAQIAGAKDIHNALLEGTNKITGRLPPPGGP encoded by the exons ATGGCGGCGCCTCCGCCGCctccggccgggccgggcccggggccgcccTCAGCGCCCGCGGGgcccggagcggcggcggggcccggagcggggccgggaccgACCCCGGGGGCCGCCCAGGGCCCCGCGCTGCCTGCCCAGGCCGCGACCGCGCAGGCGCAGGACTTCGATCCCGTGCAGCGCTTccggctgctgctgccgcaGCTGAAGGAGAGCCTGCAG ACCCTGATGAAGGTGGCGGCGCAGAACCTGGTGCAGAACTCCAGCATCGACAACGGGCA GAAGAGCGCTGACGGGGCCCTGCAGCGCTTCGACAAGAGCCTGGAGGAGTTCTACGCCCTGTGCgaccagctggagctgtgcctg AGGCTGGCCCACGAGTGCCTGGCGCAGAGCTTCGACAGCGCCAAGCACGCC CCCGCGCTGGTGCCGGCGGCGCCCAAGGCCgagggggggtccctggggggctccctgggggtcccgggggtcccggggggcgCCGAGAGCCTCCCGTACACGCAGTACCTGCCCCTGATCAAGGCGCAGATCGCCGGCGCCAAGGACATCCACAACGCGCTGCTCGAGGGCACCAACAAGATCACGGGGAGATTGCCGCCCCCGGGGGggccctga
- the SUPT5H gene encoding transcription elongation factor SPT5, with amino-acid sequence MSDSDESNFSEEESERSSDEGDDNEARPGAGGEEEEEEEEEEEEEYDEEEEEEEDDDRPAKKPRHGGFILDEADVDDEYEDEDQWEDGAEDILEKEEIEASNIDNVMVDEDRSGARRLQNLWRDQREEELGEYYMKKYAKSSVGETVYGGSDELSDDITQQQLLPGVKDPNLWTVKCKIGEERATAIALMRKFIAYQYTETPLQIKSVVAPEHVRGYLYVEAYKQTHVKQAIEGVGNLRLGYWNQQMVPIKEMTDVLKVVKEVTNLKPKAWVRLKRGIYKDDIAQVDYVEPSQNQISLKMIPRIDFDRIKARMSLKDWFAKRKKFKRPPQRLFDAEKIRSLGGDVASDGDFLIFEGNRYSRKGFLFKSFAMSAVITEGVKPTLSELEKFEDQPEGIDLEVVTESTGKEREHNFQPGDNVEVCEGELINLQGKILSVDGNKITIMPKHEDLKDMLEFPAQELRKYFRMGDHVKVIAGRFEGDTGLIVRVEENFVILFSDLTMHELKVLPRDLQLCSETASGVDVGGQHEWGELVQLDPQTVGVIVRLERETFQVLNMYGKVVTVRHQAVTRKKDNRFAVALDSEQNNIHVKDIVKVIDGPHSGREGEIRHLFRGFAFLHCKKLVENGGMFVCKTRHLVLAGGSKPRDVTNFAMCGFTPMSPRISSPMHPSGAGQRGAFGAGGLSRGRGRRDNDLIGQTVRISQGPYKGYIGVVKDATESTARVELHSTCQTISVDRQRLTTVGSRRPGGLTSAYGRTPMYGSQTPMYGSGSRTPMYGSQTPLHDGSRTPHYGSQTPLHDGSRTPAQSGAWDPNNPNTPSRADEDFEYGFEDEPTPSPQGYGGTPNPQTPGYPDPASPQVSQPYNPQTPGTPAMYNTEQFSPYAVPSPQGSYQPSPSPQSYHQVAPSPVGYQNTHSPASYHPTPSPMAYQASPSPSPVGYSPMTPGAPSPGGYNPHTPGSGIEAGAGGDWVTTDIQVKVRDSYLDSAAVGQTGVIRSVTGGMCSVYLKDSEKVVSVSSEHLEPVTPTKSNKVKVILGEDREATGILLSIDGEDGIVRMDLEEQLKILNLRFLGKLLEA; translated from the exons ATGTCGGACAGCGACGAGAGCAACTTCTCCGAGGAGGAGAGCGAGCGCAGCAGCGACGAGGGCGACGACAACGAGGCACGGCCCGGCGCCGGGGGG gaggaggaggaggaggaagaggaggaggaggaggaggagtacgatgaggaggaggaggaggaggaagacgACGACCGGCCGGCCAAGAAGCCGCGGCACGGGGGCTTCATCCTGgacgaggctg ACGTTGATGATGAGTACGAGGATGAAGATCAGTGGGAAGATGGGGCTGAGGACATCCTGGAGAAAG AGGAGATCGAAG cgTCCAACATCGACAACGTCATGGTGGACGAGGATCGCTCGGGGGCGCGGCGCCTGCAGAACCTCTGGAG GGACCAGcgagaggaggagctgggcgAGTACTACATGAAGAAATACGCCAAGTCCTCCGTGGGCGAGAC AGTTTACGGCGGCTCCGACGAGCTCTCGGATGacatcacccagcagcagctgctgcccggCGTCAA ggaccccaatCTCTGGACAGTCAAGTGCaag ATCGGGGAGGAGCGCGCCACGGCCATCGCCCTGATGCGGAAATTCATCGCGTACCAGTACACGGAGACG cccctgcagatCAAGTCGGTGGTGGCACCTGAGCACGTGCGCGGGTACCTGTACGTGGAGGCCTACAAGCAGACGCACGTCAAGCAGGCCATCGAGGGCGTGGGCAACCTGCGCCTGGGCTACTGGAACCAGCAGATGGTGCCCATCAAGGAGATGACCGACGTGCTCAAGGTGGTCAAGGAGGTCACCAACCTGAAACCCAAGGCCTGGGTGCGCCTCAAGAGGGGCATCTACAAGGACGACATCGCCCAG GTGGATTACGTGGAGCCCAGCCAGAACCAGATCTCGCTCAAGATGATCCCCAGGATCGACTTCGACCGCATCAAGGCCCGGATGAGCCTG AAGGATTGGTTCGCCAAGCGCAAGAAGTTCAAGCGGCCGCCCCAGCGCCTCTTCGACGCCGAGAAAATCCG ctccctgggcgGGGACGTGGCCTCCGACGGCGACTTCCTGATCTTCGAGGGCAACCGCTACAGCCGCAAGGGCTTCCTGTTCAAGAGCTTCGCCATGTCGGCCGTG atcACGGAGGGCGTCAAGCCCACGCTGTCCGAGCTGGAGAAATTCGAGGACCAACCCGAGGGCATCGACCTGGAGGTGGTGACCGAGAGCACAG GCAAGGAGCGCGAGCACAACTTCCAGCCCGGCGACAACGTGGAGGTGTGCGAGGGCGAGCTCATCAACCTGCAGGGCAAGATCCTCAGCGTGGACGGCAACAAGATCACCATCATGCCCAAGCACGAGGACCTCAAG GACATGCTGGAGTTCCCGGCGCAGGAGCTGCGCAAGTACTTCAGGATGGGCGACCACGTGAAGGTGATAGCGGGCAGGTTCGAGGGGGACACCGGGCTCATCGTCAGGGTGGAGGAGAACTTCGTGATCCTCTTCTCGGACCTGACCATGCACGAG CTGAAGGTGCTGCCCCGggacctgcagctctgctccgaGACGGCCTCGGGGGTGGACGTGGGGGGGCAGCACGAGTGGGGGGAGCTGGTGCAGCTGGACCCCCAAACCGTGGGCGTCATCGTGCGCCTGGAGCGCGAGACGTTCCAG gtgctGAACATGTACGGCAAGGTGGTGACGGTGCGCCACCAGGCGGTGACGCGCAAGAAGGACAATCGCTTCGCGGTGGCGCTGGACTCGGAGCAGAACAACATCCACGTCAAGGACATCGTCAAAGTCATCGACGGCCCCCACTCC ggccgCGAGGGCGAGATCCGGCACCTGTTCCGCGGCTTCGCCTTCCTGCACTGCAAGAAGCTGGTGGAGAACGGGGGCATGTTCGTGTGCAAGACGCGCCACCTGGTGCTGGCGGGGGGCTCCAAG CCTCGCGACGTCACCAACTTCGCCATGTGCGGCTTCACGCCCATGTCCCCCCGCATCAGCAGCCCCATGCACCCCAGCGGCGCCG ggcagaggggcgcatttggggctgggggcctcagccggggccgcggccggcGCGACAACGACCTCATCGGGCAGACGGTGCGCATCTCGCAGGGGCCCTACAAAG GGTACATCGGCGTGGTGAAGGACGCCACGGAGTCGACGGCGCGCGTGGAGCTGCACTCGACGTGCCAGACCATCAGCGtggacaggcagagactgacCACCGT GGGCTCCCGGCGCCCCGGGGGTCTCACCTCGGCCTACGGGAGGACCCCCATGTACGGCTCGCAGACCCCCATGTACGGCTCGGGGTCCCGGACCCCCATGTACGGCTCACAGACCCCCCTGCACGACG ggagCCGCACCCCCCACTACGGCTCGCAGACCCCCCTGCACGACGGGAGCCGGACCCCGGCCCAGAGTGGGGCCTGGGACCCCAACAACCCCAACACGCCTTCGAg GGCTGACGAGGATTTCGAGTACGGCTTCGAGGACGAGCCCACGCCGTCCCCCCAGGGCTACGGGGGGACCCCCAACCCGCAGACCCCCGGGTACCCCGACCCCGCGTCCCCCCAAGTGAGCCAGCCCTACAACCCGcagacccccgggacccccgccAT GTACAACACGGAGCAGTTCTCCCCCTACGCCGTCCCCTCCCCCCAGGGCTCCtaccagcccagcccctccccccaGAGCTACCACCAGGTGGCGCCGAGCCCGGTGGGGTACCAGAACACGCACTCACCTGCGAGCTACCACCCCACGCCCTCACCTATGGCTTACCAG gccagccccagccccagcccggtgGGCTACAGCCCCATGACCCCCGGCGCCCCCTCCCCGGGCGGGTACAACCCCCACACCCCCGGCTCGGGCATCGAGGCGGGCGCGGGCGGCGACTGGGTGACCACGGACATCCAGGTGAAGGTCAGGGACTCGTACCTGGACAGCGCCGCCGTGGGCCAGACCGGGGTCATCCGGAGCGTCACG ggcgGGATGTGCTCGGTGTACCTGAAGGACAGCGAGAAGGTGGTCAGCGTGTCCAGCGAGCACCTGGAGCCCGTCACGCCCACCAAGAGCAACAAG GTGAAGGTGATCCTGGGCGAGGACCGCGAGGCCACCGGGATCCTGCTCAGCATCGACGGCGAGGACGGCATCGTGCGCATGGacctggaggagcagctcaAGATCCTCAACCTGCGCTTCCTGGGCAAGCTGCTCGAGGCCTGA
- the TIMM50 gene encoding mitochondrial import inner membrane translocase subunit TIM50 has translation MAASMAARAAAWGLRRARAATPGTPGTPAPPSGPRRALNGPAAGSDTAAVLRERLRQRQVSSAAPQDEDRGSPGSPGSLRLLALRLGGLLAAAGGAAVLYVFGSNSVDEHGDKIPDEFDNDPVGIRHLRRTYKYFKDYRQMIIEPTSPKLLPDPLREPYYQPPYTLVIELTGVLLHPEWSLVTGWRFKKRPGIEHLLQQLAPLYEIVVFTSETGMTAFPLIDSIDPHGFVSYRLFRDATRYMDGHHVKDISCLNRDPARVVVVDWRRDSFRLQPHNGLALPRWDGGSEDRALFDLAAFLKTIALSGVEDVRSVLQNYSHEDDPLAAFLRRRTRLEEEEQQRLAELAQGRKPPGAFLGSLAGRLWPRSKQQ, from the exons ATGGCGGCGTCCATGGCGGCCCGAGCGGCGGCCTGGGGGCTGCGGCGGGCCCGGGCCGCGACCCCCGGGACTCCCGGGACCCCCGCGCCGCCCTccgggccccgccgcgcccTAAACGGCCCCGCCGCAGGCTCCGACACGGCCGCGGTGCTGCGGGAGCGGCTGCGGCAGCGCCAG GTGTCCAGCGCCGCTCCCCAGGATGAGGATCGGGGCTCCCCGGGCTCCCCGGGCTCCCTGCGGCTCCTGGCTCTGCGCCTGGGGGGGCTCCTGGCGGCCGCCGGAGGGGCGGCCGTGCTCTACGTGTTCG GCAGCAACTCCGTGGACGAGCACGGGGACAAG atCCCCGACGAGTTTGACAACG ACCCGGTGGGGATCCGGCACCTGCGCAGAACCTACAAATACTTCAAGGACTACAGACAG ATGATCATCGAGCCCACCAGCCCCAAGCTGCTGCCGGACCCGCTGCGGGAGCCGTACTACCAACCGCCCTACACGCTGGTGATCGAGCTCACGGGGGTCCTGCTGCACCCCGAGTGGTCG CTGGTGACGGGCTGGAGGTTCAAGAAGCGCCCGGGCATCGagcacctcctgcagcagctggcgCCGCTCTACGAGATTGTCGTGTTCACCTCGGAGACCGGCATg ACGGCGTTCCCGCTGATCGACAGCATCGACCCGCACGGCTTCGTGTCCTACCGGCTCTTCCGCGACGCCACGCGCTACATGGACGGGCACCACGTCAAG GATATCTCGTGCCTGAACCGCGACCCGGCGCGCGTGGTGGTCGTGGACTGGCGCCGGGACTCGTTCCGGCTGCAGCCCCACAacgggctggcgctgccgcgCTGGGACGGCGGCTCCGAGGACCGGGCGCTCTTCGACCTCGCTGCCTTCCTCAAAA CCATCGCCCTCAGCGGGGTGGAGGACGTGCGCTCGGTGCTGCAGAATTATTCCCACGAGGACGATCCCCTGGCGGCGTTCCTGCGGCGCCGGACGCGCCTGGAGGAG gaggagcagcagcgcCTGGCCGAGCTGGCGCAGGGCCGGAAGCCGCCCGGGGCCTTCCTGGGCTCCCTCGCCGGGCGCCTCTGGCCACGCTCCAAGCAGCAGTGA